A window from Methylococcus mesophilus encodes these proteins:
- a CDS encoding fatty acid cis/trans isomerase gives MLREFLGWRRCLAVALGMLAIAGCIEAYRTDYDTRYGPPVPRERRLSEEAYLAQLAAGKASYARDVQPILDSRCVVCHGCYDAPCQLKLESFEGLERGGSKTSVYDTTRLQTASPTRLFIDADGVPAWRSKGFFPALNERGDSSEANLLGSLLFRMLELKKAHPLPTSGVLPDTFDFGLDRTLNCPAIEEFDDFAGDHPEWGMPYGFPGLSEREHDTLVSWLRQGGFAPPPDPVSPEAGAAVARWEAFLNGPSPKERLFARYVYEHLFIGNLHFSGLAPREFFRLVRSRTPPGEPIREIATTRPYDSPGPGEFYYRLRPVRQSIVDKIHMVYELDDARILRYRALFLEPEYTVDRLPGYAAADAANPFKTFVAIPPRSRYRFLLDDAHFFFSGFMKGPVCRGQAALNVIQDRFWVAFTDPDADPVSNDAQFLANQAERLRLPAEKENSPGIGDIWYTYRVLEEDYQAAKAGWLRIHGDRGGTALHDLWGGDGNNPDALLTVFRHFDSASVERGLVGDTPLTAWVVDYPLLERIHYLLVAGFDVFGNVGHQLATRLYMDFMRMEAENNFLRFLPSDMRQAERASWYKGVGGEINGLWQNPLWGLAGETVIGYRTGDPKKEFFDLVRRRFGDAVGQPDPFTGCGVAGCGQGGTPTDPPAQASVERELRRLAYAKGGGIAFLPELSYLRIRTGTGGTDDGWIYSLVKNTALENVSMLFLEELRRTPAEDTLTLVRGIVGSYPNFFFDLHEAEAGEFVDAILSLDSPKAFGPKLAERFGVRRSNPGFWKISDWFNRHHLEANPVTAGWLDLSRYDNL, from the coding sequence ATGCTGCGTGAGTTTCTGGGATGGCGCCGGTGCCTGGCGGTTGCATTGGGGATGCTTGCGATCGCCGGTTGCATCGAGGCTTACCGCACCGATTATGACACGCGCTACGGTCCGCCCGTGCCGCGGGAGCGGCGCCTGAGCGAGGAGGCCTATCTGGCGCAGCTCGCCGCCGGCAAGGCGTCCTATGCCCGCGATGTCCAGCCTATCCTCGATTCGCGCTGTGTCGTCTGTCATGGTTGTTATGACGCGCCTTGCCAGTTGAAGCTGGAGTCTTTCGAGGGTCTGGAGCGCGGCGGCAGCAAGACATCCGTATACGACACCACCCGCCTCCAGACCGCATCGCCGACGCGCTTGTTCATCGATGCCGACGGCGTCCCGGCTTGGCGTTCGAAGGGGTTCTTCCCGGCGCTGAACGAACGGGGCGATTCGTCCGAGGCGAACCTGCTGGGCTCCTTGCTGTTTCGGATGCTCGAGTTGAAGAAGGCGCATCCCCTGCCCACTTCAGGCGTGTTGCCTGACACTTTCGACTTCGGCCTCGACCGCACGCTGAACTGTCCCGCCATCGAGGAGTTCGACGATTTCGCCGGCGATCACCCAGAATGGGGCATGCCTTACGGTTTCCCCGGCCTGAGCGAGCGTGAGCACGATACCTTGGTAAGCTGGCTGCGCCAGGGCGGGTTCGCGCCGCCTCCCGATCCCGTGTCGCCCGAGGCCGGGGCGGCCGTGGCACGCTGGGAGGCGTTCCTCAATGGCCCGAGTCCGAAGGAGCGGCTGTTCGCCCGCTACGTTTACGAGCATCTGTTCATCGGCAACCTCCATTTCAGCGGATTGGCACCCCGCGAGTTCTTCCGGCTGGTCCGCTCCCGCACGCCGCCCGGGGAGCCCATCCGGGAAATCGCGACGACCCGGCCGTACGATAGTCCGGGACCAGGGGAATTCTATTACCGCTTGCGGCCGGTGCGGCAGAGCATCGTCGACAAGATACACATGGTCTACGAACTCGACGACGCACGGATCCTCCGTTACCGGGCGCTGTTTCTGGAGCCTGAGTACACGGTCGACCGGCTGCCGGGTTATGCCGCCGCCGACGCCGCCAACCCATTCAAGACTTTCGTCGCCATTCCTCCCAGGTCGCGCTACCGGTTCCTGCTCGACGATGCCCATTTCTTCTTTTCCGGTTTCATGAAGGGGCCGGTCTGCCGGGGACAAGCTGCGCTCAACGTGATCCAGGACCGTTTTTGGGTCGCCTTCACCGATCCCGATGCTGATCCCGTCAGCAACGACGCCCAATTTCTGGCGAACCAGGCGGAGCGCCTGCGGCTGCCGGCCGAGAAGGAAAATTCTCCCGGCATCGGCGACATCTGGTACACCTACCGGGTGCTGGAAGAAGACTATCAGGCAGCGAAGGCGGGCTGGCTACGGATCCACGGCGATCGCGGCGGCACCGCGCTGCACGACCTCTGGGGCGGCGACGGCAACAATCCCGATGCCTTGCTGACGGTGTTCCGACATTTCGACAGCGCTTCGGTCGAGCGGGGCCTGGTCGGAGACACGCCGCTGACCGCCTGGGTCGTCGACTACCCCTTGCTGGAGCGGATTCATTATCTGTTGGTCGCGGGGTTCGATGTGTTCGGCAATGTCGGCCATCAGCTGGCGACCCGCTTGTACATGGATTTCATGCGCATGGAGGCGGAGAACAATTTTCTCCGGTTCCTGCCGTCGGACATGAGGCAGGCCGAACGTGCTAGCTGGTACAAAGGCGTTGGCGGCGAAATCAACGGCCTCTGGCAGAATCCGCTTTGGGGGCTCGCCGGTGAGACGGTCATCGGTTACCGGACCGGCGATCCCAAGAAGGAATTTTTCGATCTGGTCCGGCGTCGCTTCGGCGATGCGGTGGGTCAGCCAGACCCGTTCACCGGCTGCGGTGTCGCGGGATGCGGGCAGGGCGGTACGCCGACGGATCCGCCGGCGCAGGCATCCGTGGAGCGCGAACTGCGGCGCCTGGCGTACGCCAAGGGCGGCGGGATCGCCTTTCTTCCCGAGTTGTCCTATCTGCGCATCCGGACCGGGACGGGCGGGACGGACGACGGCTGGATCTACAGCCTGGTCAAAAACACCGCGCTCGAAAATGTGTCGATGCTGTTCCTCGAAGAATTGCGGCGGACGCCGGCGGAAGACACACTGACGCTGGTCCGAGGCATCGTCGGTAGCTATCCGAATTTCTTTTTCGACCTCCACGAAGCCGAGGCCGGCGAATTCGTGGACGCCATCCTGAGCCTGGACAGCCCGAAAGCGTTCGGTCCGAAGCTGGCCGAGCGCTTTGGCGTCCGCCGCAGCAATCCGGGATTCTGGAAGATATCGGACTGGTTCAACCGGCATCACCTCGAGGCGAACCCCGTCACGGCGGGCTGGCTGGATCTGAGCCGTTACGACAATTTATGA